In Electrophorus electricus isolate fEleEle1 chromosome 12, fEleEle1.pri, whole genome shotgun sequence, a single window of DNA contains:
- the frmpd1b gene encoding FERM and PDZ domain-containing protein 1 isoform X1, which translates to MEERERSRSRSPRRVRRVEQVVGRWLRRSRDSLSRERILGDRKSGRSEDGGQQHFPVKETVEVIRDAVLDSHGFTLSTQLPLLVRDVIPGGPADGRLLPGDQLLKVNNKAIDDLSPEFVENMIRECQDSVTMTILRNMLNPKSSFMTAEKRARLRRNPVKVHFAEEVVVNGHAQGNSLLFLPNVLKVYLENGQTKAFKFDKTTTVKDIELTLKEKLSIQCIEYFSLVLEQQYSITKLLLLHEDELIQKVVQKKDSHDYRCLFRVCFIPRDPVDLLHDDPVAFEYLFHQSVGDVLQERFAVEMKCNTALRLAALHMHERMASSGHTTRASVKSIIKEFGLESFISPTLLRNMKEKDLRKALTSHMKKIQSLLEPRQKVFSVPQARLAYLTQMAELISYSGRSYNATMLLQDRESLVSLLVGARYGVSQILNHKLNMISTIIDFHYISRVEVLSESDRVSMIKIYLHDIQPLALLMDSVSAKDLACLLAGYCKLLVDPNMNVFRWGPRPKIRRIPLDEGYGFRCGSGSEASSEEDYPMDNVQDAQFSKDTAATNAREDGKDEEDKQGVKAETVRVIVTQAEVIVNAEGDCFEGTSTSGFIEDEDYATRVDALLETGWYTDPRVNSSFSSLSSNSLNALEESSSRVYITGPFLEEISKSDQATGSSLDVHHPYLLEVPEQLNQDDDSNMLAQPGLRYSDYSQMSNYLPSPTEASDDALSDLEGDENRNYRVIPGVSADLDTVPASGSSSSIKSTVAGVDVQALLARIRNHPACKQEWENSNLSQREHAKKSARVKAPPPPPRIVSSRVYEITKDSRDNCSESEDEFFDAQDRLTPPVLDPIGEKDLRLSCKKQSLKMTGGKVSVEKTSAPETIQNHEDKQHRNASLPASRYSLKKKTSSITLAEAHQPSLVLLNQQTLKESKPVLGISEQKGQRSNGEIHGRNAHLLEMEPDTMEFKPVTTTGPLLPSPLITAVWQGNSQPVPTVNPEALWNEGKQQQETSSHAPIFLANAIPSHAPVKTSDYQNISKPTEIPEDERAALIKNKKAAESQTLSISQPKKDVSSKPPVPPKPTSIVFQPSSVPNINPPLKPEGKKHVPLNGLALPPWSQEKRTNPAPTLSKGVSLSHENLRSELNTEDTTVKVTSASTTPTPTSTPTPSPSAAIRGSISMDHKDPFGIGVSLSSRTSSGRLSASALRGKIQDMPWYLTRSQEILGTVALSGNRSSDTKASKDTDEHKEPIKESQKVTSIPSLNEWKDKDAEVVVVKLKDGPQQVASLVKETSETSLSLSLDLNQNALRGSNELYSHLGTCKSEQPQSQKDCGTKDGLERPSPPSSTGTPHRKACGCHTVYAHCFSGDLEDTCSFDDDLTVYEFSRQKRISKPPQTFSTPSSLTAPSPNILSLLRDSPRPLSNSSELSPLLTPPRPLEPRLLGCSRLEDPLRDLQSRRYIMGPKGTGLKGGYTSLHRDIDELLLVLKNGECAIKPACHKEQCDKGSCMNGHSISDSERCLVQAEARRLASGCQRATRVSWAPDDALLSLGNSFGALVHLAAACLRVSCSECRGCHVDIDGAEALRKLQEIVCLYKEFVTAVEMTQEGEGVRLLAKQCTVLISTVFSLTQLFRTHTPDTDNRHLPLNF; encoded by the exons GAGGGCCAGCAGACGGGCGTCTCTTACCTGGTGACCAGCTGTTGAAAGTGAATAACAAAGCCATAGATGACCTGTCTCCAGAATTTGTTGAGAACATGATCAG GGAGTGTCAGGATTCGGTAACCATGACTATCCTCAGAAACATGCTG AATCCCAAGTCCTCGTTTATGACGGCAGAAAAGAGGGCACGTCTGAGAAGAAATCCAGTTAAAGTGCACTTCGCGGAGGAGGTGGTTGTCAACGGACACGCTCAG GGAAACTCCCTTCTGTTCCTGCCCAACGTGCTGAAGGTCTACCTAGAGAACGGCCAGACCAAAGCCTTCAAGTTTGATAAAACCACCACTGTCAAG GACATTGAGCTGACTCTGAAGGAAAAGCTGTCGATCCAGTGTATTGAGTATTTCTCTCTGGTGCTGGAACAGCAATATAGCATCACCAAACTACTGTTACTGCATGAAGATGAGCTCATTCAAAAG GTGGTACAGAAGAAGGACTCCCATGATTACAGATGTCTGTTTCGAGTGTGTTTTATCCCCCGAGATCCTGTGGACTTGTTACATGATGACCCGGTCGCCTTTGAGTATCTCTTCCATcag agtgtaggAGATGTGTTGCAAGAGCGGTTTGCAGTAGAGATGAAGTGTAACACTGCTTTGAGGCTGGCAGCACTGCACATGCATGAAAGGATGGCCAGCAGTGGACATACTACAAGAGCATCTGTAAAGAGCATAAT AAAAGAGTTCGGGTTGGAAAGTTTCATTTCTCCCACGTTGCTGAGGAATATGAAAGAGAAAGACTTGCGAAAAGCTCTCACGAGTCACATGAAAAAGATCCAGTCACTGCTAGAGCCTCGCCAAaaa gtattTTCTGTGCCTCAGGCCAGGTTGGCATATCTAACTCAGATGGCAGAACTGATCTCGTACAGTGGGAGAAGCTACAACGCCACCATGCTG CTGCAGGACCGGGAGTCATTGGTGAGTTTGCTGGTTGGAGCACGGTATGGCGTCAGTCAAATTCTTAACCACAAGCTCAACATGATCTCCACCATCATAGACTTTCATTATATCAGCCGTGTAGAGGTGCTCTCTGAGTCTGACAGGGTCAGCATGATAAAGATCTACCTGCATGACATCCAG CCCCTGGCCTTGCTAATGGATTCAGTATCTGCTAAGGATTTGGCCTGTTTGCTGGCTGGCTACTGCAAATTATTGGTAGATCCCAACATGAACGTGTTCCGCTGGGGACCGCGACCTAAAATACGCCGTATACCTTTGGATGAAG GCTATGGGTTCCGCTGCGGCAGCGGCTCGGAAGCAAGCTCAGAGGAGGACTACCCAATGGACAATGTTCAGGACGCACAGTTCTCTAAAGACACAGCTGCGACCAATGCAAGGGAAGATGGGAAGGATGAAGAGGACAAACAAGGGGTCAAGGCAGAGACTGTTAGGGTCATTGTGACCCAGGCAGAAGTGATCGTTAATGCAGAGGGAGATTGTTTCGAAGGGACAAGCACAAGTGGCTTTATTGAAGATGAGGATTATGCGACAAGGGTGGATGCCCTTCTGGAGACAGGCTGGTACACTGACCCAAGGGTTAACAGTAGCTTCTCTAGTCTGTCCAGTAACTCCCTCAATGCTCTCGAAGAGAGTAGCAGCAGAGTATACATTACAGGGCCTTTTCTGGAGGAGATATCCAAATCTGATCAGGCTACTGGGTCTAGCCTAGATGTCCACCACCCATACCTTTTGGAGGTGCCTGAACAGCTGAACCAGGATGATGATTCAAATATGCTAGCGCAGCCAGGTTTGAGATACAGTGACTACTCCCAAATGTCTAACTACCTCCCCAGCCCAACCGAGGCCAGTGATGATGCACTGAGTGATTTGGAAGGAGATGAAAATAGAAATTATAGAGTTATTCCAGGTGTGTCTGCAGACCTAGACACTGTGCCAGCTTCAGGGAGTAGCAGTAGCATAAAATCTACAGTAGCTGGTGTCGATGTTCAAGCACTCTTAGCAAGGATCCGAAACCATCCAGCTTGCAAGCAAGAATGGGAAAACTCTAACCTCAGTCAGAGAGAGCATGCAAAAAAATCAGCTAGGGTCAaagctccacctccacctccaagAATAGTGTCTTCAAGGGTTTATGAAATAACAAAGGACTCCAGAGACAATTGTTCAGAATCAGAGGATGAGTTCTTTGATGCCCAGGACCGTCTTACTCCACCAGTTCTAGATCCTATAGGAG AAAAGGACTTACGTTTGAGTTGCAAAAAACAATCTCTGAAAATGACTGGGGGCAAGGTCAGCGTGGAGAAGACATCAGCACCTGAAACCATACAGAACCACGAGGACAAGCAGCACAGGAACGCTTCCTTACCTGCCAGTAGATACAGCCTAAAGAAGAAAACTTCCTCCATCACTCTGGCAGAAGCTCATCAGCCATCACTGGTCCTTCTCAATCAACAAACCCTGAAAGAATCTAAGCCTGTCTTGGGCATCTCTGAGCAGAAGGGCCAGCGAAGTAATGGAGAGATTCATGGCCGCAATGCTCACCTGTTGGAGATGGAGCCAGACACCATGGAGTTTAAGCCTGTTACTACTACTGGGCCACTGCTTCCTTCCCCCTTAATTACTGCGGTATGGCAAGGTAACTCTCAACCAGTGCCCACAGTGAACCCTGAAGCACTTTGGAATGAAGGCAAGCAACAGCAAGAAACTTCCAGTCATGCCCCAATATTTTTGGCAAATGCTATTCCCAGTCATGCGCCTGTCAAGACATCTGAttatcaaaatatttcaaagcCCACAGAGATTCCAGAAGATGAAAGAGCTGCATTAATCAAGAATAAGAAAGCAGCAGAAAGCCAAACATTGTCAATTTCTCAGCCCAAGAAGGATGTTTCCTCAAAACCCCCAGTACCTCCAAAACCCACATCCATCGTTTTTCAGCCATCATCAGTTCCAAATATTAACCCTCCTCTAAAACCTGAAGGCAAGAAACATGTACCTCTAAATGGGCTTGCTTTGCCCCCCTGGTCCCAGGAAAAAAGAACCAACCCAGCCCCTACTCTGAGTAAAGGGGTGTCTCTGAGCCATGAGAATCTTAGAAGTGAACTAAACACAGAGGACACTACTGTCAAAGTGACCAGTGCATCAACTACTCCAACCCCCACTTCCACACCCACTCCATCCCCATCTGCGGCTATCAGAGGTTCCATAAGTATGGACCACAAAGATCCATTTGGGATTGGGGTCAGTTTAAGTAGCAGAACTTCTTCTGGACGTCTATCTGCTTCCGCACTACGTGGAAAGATCCAGGACATGCCATGGTATCTCACCCGATCCCAGGAAATCTTGGGGACGGTAGCACTCAGCGGAAATAGATCATCAGACACTAAAGCATCCAAGGACACAGATGAGCACAAGGAACCTATAAAGGAATCACAAAAAGTCACTTCAATACCTTCTTTGAATGAATGGAAAGACAAAGATGCAGAGGTTGTTGTAGTGAAACTCAAAGATGGGCCACAACAAGTTGCCTCACTTGTAAAAGAGACCAGTGAGACTTCATTGTCTCTTAGTCTAGACCTGAACCAGAATGCTTTGCGTGGCTCAAATGAACTCTACTCACACTTGGGAACATGCAAGTCTGAACAGCCCCAATCTCAAAAAGACTGTGGTACAAAGGATGGTCTGGAAAGGCCATCTCCTCCATCCAGCACTGGCACACCCCATCGCAAAGCATGTGGTTGCCATACTGTTTATGCTCACTGCTTCAGTGGGGATTTGGAGGATACGTGTAGCTTTGATGATGATCTGACAGTTTACGAGTTCTCCCGTCAAAAGCGGATCAGCAAACCACCACAGACCTTCTCCACACCTTCCTCCCTTACAGCACCTTCTCCAAACATCCTATCCCTGCTCAGAGACTCTCCCAGGCCCCTCTCAAACTCCTCAGAGCTTAGCCCGCTCCTTACGCCACCCCGGCCACTGGAGCCTCGACTCCTGGGATGTAGCCGTCTGGAGGATCCGCTCCGTGACCTTCAGAGCAGACGGTATATAATGGGCCCTAAAGGTACAGGACTTAAAGGGGGATACACTTCCCTCCACAGAGACATAGATGAGCTACTCCTGGTGCTTAAAAATGGAGAGTGCGCAATAAAACCTGCATGCCACAAGGAGCAGTGTGATAAGGGCAGTTGTATGAATGGACACTCCATTTCAGATTCGGAGCGCTGCCTGGTGCAAGCTGAGGCACGGCGGTTGGCCTCGGGCTGCCAGCGTGCCACACGAGTTAGCTGGGCACCAGATGatgccctgctctctctgggCAATAGCTTTGGAGCCCTGGTACATCTAGCAGCAGCTTGTCTCAGAGTATCTTGTTCAGAATGCAGAGGTTGCCATGTTGATATTGATGGAGCTGAGGCTCTAAGGAAACTCCAGGAGATTGTGTGCCTGTATAAAGAGTTTGTGACAGCTGTGGAAATGACGCAAGAAGGAGAAGGTGTCAGGTTATTGGCCAAACAGTGCACGGTTCTCATCTCAACAGtattctcactcacacagctctTCAGGACACATACTCCAGATACAGACAATAGACACTTACCTCTGAACTTCTGA
- the frmpd1b gene encoding FERM and PDZ domain-containing protein 1 isoform X2: MEERERSRSRSPRRVRRVEQVVGRWLRRSRDSLSRERILGDRKSGRSEDGGQQHFPVKETVEVIRDAVLDSHGFTLSTQLPLLVRDVIPGGPADGRLLPGDQLLKVNNKAIDDLSPEFVENMIRECQDSVTMTILRNMLNPKSSFMTAEKRARLRRNPVKVHFAEEGNSLLFLPNVLKVYLENGQTKAFKFDKTTTVKDIELTLKEKLSIQCIEYFSLVLEQQYSITKLLLLHEDELIQKVVQKKDSHDYRCLFRVCFIPRDPVDLLHDDPVAFEYLFHQSVGDVLQERFAVEMKCNTALRLAALHMHERMASSGHTTRASVKSIIKEFGLESFISPTLLRNMKEKDLRKALTSHMKKIQSLLEPRQKVFSVPQARLAYLTQMAELISYSGRSYNATMLLQDRESLVSLLVGARYGVSQILNHKLNMISTIIDFHYISRVEVLSESDRVSMIKIYLHDIQPLALLMDSVSAKDLACLLAGYCKLLVDPNMNVFRWGPRPKIRRIPLDEGYGFRCGSGSEASSEEDYPMDNVQDAQFSKDTAATNAREDGKDEEDKQGVKAETVRVIVTQAEVIVNAEGDCFEGTSTSGFIEDEDYATRVDALLETGWYTDPRVNSSFSSLSSNSLNALEESSSRVYITGPFLEEISKSDQATGSSLDVHHPYLLEVPEQLNQDDDSNMLAQPGLRYSDYSQMSNYLPSPTEASDDALSDLEGDENRNYRVIPGVSADLDTVPASGSSSSIKSTVAGVDVQALLARIRNHPACKQEWENSNLSQREHAKKSARVKAPPPPPRIVSSRVYEITKDSRDNCSESEDEFFDAQDRLTPPVLDPIGEKDLRLSCKKQSLKMTGGKVSVEKTSAPETIQNHEDKQHRNASLPASRYSLKKKTSSITLAEAHQPSLVLLNQQTLKESKPVLGISEQKGQRSNGEIHGRNAHLLEMEPDTMEFKPVTTTGPLLPSPLITAVWQGNSQPVPTVNPEALWNEGKQQQETSSHAPIFLANAIPSHAPVKTSDYQNISKPTEIPEDERAALIKNKKAAESQTLSISQPKKDVSSKPPVPPKPTSIVFQPSSVPNINPPLKPEGKKHVPLNGLALPPWSQEKRTNPAPTLSKGVSLSHENLRSELNTEDTTVKVTSASTTPTPTSTPTPSPSAAIRGSISMDHKDPFGIGVSLSSRTSSGRLSASALRGKIQDMPWYLTRSQEILGTVALSGNRSSDTKASKDTDEHKEPIKESQKVTSIPSLNEWKDKDAEVVVVKLKDGPQQVASLVKETSETSLSLSLDLNQNALRGSNELYSHLGTCKSEQPQSQKDCGTKDGLERPSPPSSTGTPHRKACGCHTVYAHCFSGDLEDTCSFDDDLTVYEFSRQKRISKPPQTFSTPSSLTAPSPNILSLLRDSPRPLSNSSELSPLLTPPRPLEPRLLGCSRLEDPLRDLQSRRYIMGPKGTGLKGGYTSLHRDIDELLLVLKNGECAIKPACHKEQCDKGSCMNGHSISDSERCLVQAEARRLASGCQRATRVSWAPDDALLSLGNSFGALVHLAAACLRVSCSECRGCHVDIDGAEALRKLQEIVCLYKEFVTAVEMTQEGEGVRLLAKQCTVLISTVFSLTQLFRTHTPDTDNRHLPLNF, translated from the exons GAGGGCCAGCAGACGGGCGTCTCTTACCTGGTGACCAGCTGTTGAAAGTGAATAACAAAGCCATAGATGACCTGTCTCCAGAATTTGTTGAGAACATGATCAG GGAGTGTCAGGATTCGGTAACCATGACTATCCTCAGAAACATGCTG AATCCCAAGTCCTCGTTTATGACGGCAGAAAAGAGGGCACGTCTGAGAAGAAATCCAGTTAAAGTGCACTTCGCGGAGGAG GGAAACTCCCTTCTGTTCCTGCCCAACGTGCTGAAGGTCTACCTAGAGAACGGCCAGACCAAAGCCTTCAAGTTTGATAAAACCACCACTGTCAAG GACATTGAGCTGACTCTGAAGGAAAAGCTGTCGATCCAGTGTATTGAGTATTTCTCTCTGGTGCTGGAACAGCAATATAGCATCACCAAACTACTGTTACTGCATGAAGATGAGCTCATTCAAAAG GTGGTACAGAAGAAGGACTCCCATGATTACAGATGTCTGTTTCGAGTGTGTTTTATCCCCCGAGATCCTGTGGACTTGTTACATGATGACCCGGTCGCCTTTGAGTATCTCTTCCATcag agtgtaggAGATGTGTTGCAAGAGCGGTTTGCAGTAGAGATGAAGTGTAACACTGCTTTGAGGCTGGCAGCACTGCACATGCATGAAAGGATGGCCAGCAGTGGACATACTACAAGAGCATCTGTAAAGAGCATAAT AAAAGAGTTCGGGTTGGAAAGTTTCATTTCTCCCACGTTGCTGAGGAATATGAAAGAGAAAGACTTGCGAAAAGCTCTCACGAGTCACATGAAAAAGATCCAGTCACTGCTAGAGCCTCGCCAAaaa gtattTTCTGTGCCTCAGGCCAGGTTGGCATATCTAACTCAGATGGCAGAACTGATCTCGTACAGTGGGAGAAGCTACAACGCCACCATGCTG CTGCAGGACCGGGAGTCATTGGTGAGTTTGCTGGTTGGAGCACGGTATGGCGTCAGTCAAATTCTTAACCACAAGCTCAACATGATCTCCACCATCATAGACTTTCATTATATCAGCCGTGTAGAGGTGCTCTCTGAGTCTGACAGGGTCAGCATGATAAAGATCTACCTGCATGACATCCAG CCCCTGGCCTTGCTAATGGATTCAGTATCTGCTAAGGATTTGGCCTGTTTGCTGGCTGGCTACTGCAAATTATTGGTAGATCCCAACATGAACGTGTTCCGCTGGGGACCGCGACCTAAAATACGCCGTATACCTTTGGATGAAG GCTATGGGTTCCGCTGCGGCAGCGGCTCGGAAGCAAGCTCAGAGGAGGACTACCCAATGGACAATGTTCAGGACGCACAGTTCTCTAAAGACACAGCTGCGACCAATGCAAGGGAAGATGGGAAGGATGAAGAGGACAAACAAGGGGTCAAGGCAGAGACTGTTAGGGTCATTGTGACCCAGGCAGAAGTGATCGTTAATGCAGAGGGAGATTGTTTCGAAGGGACAAGCACAAGTGGCTTTATTGAAGATGAGGATTATGCGACAAGGGTGGATGCCCTTCTGGAGACAGGCTGGTACACTGACCCAAGGGTTAACAGTAGCTTCTCTAGTCTGTCCAGTAACTCCCTCAATGCTCTCGAAGAGAGTAGCAGCAGAGTATACATTACAGGGCCTTTTCTGGAGGAGATATCCAAATCTGATCAGGCTACTGGGTCTAGCCTAGATGTCCACCACCCATACCTTTTGGAGGTGCCTGAACAGCTGAACCAGGATGATGATTCAAATATGCTAGCGCAGCCAGGTTTGAGATACAGTGACTACTCCCAAATGTCTAACTACCTCCCCAGCCCAACCGAGGCCAGTGATGATGCACTGAGTGATTTGGAAGGAGATGAAAATAGAAATTATAGAGTTATTCCAGGTGTGTCTGCAGACCTAGACACTGTGCCAGCTTCAGGGAGTAGCAGTAGCATAAAATCTACAGTAGCTGGTGTCGATGTTCAAGCACTCTTAGCAAGGATCCGAAACCATCCAGCTTGCAAGCAAGAATGGGAAAACTCTAACCTCAGTCAGAGAGAGCATGCAAAAAAATCAGCTAGGGTCAaagctccacctccacctccaagAATAGTGTCTTCAAGGGTTTATGAAATAACAAAGGACTCCAGAGACAATTGTTCAGAATCAGAGGATGAGTTCTTTGATGCCCAGGACCGTCTTACTCCACCAGTTCTAGATCCTATAGGAG AAAAGGACTTACGTTTGAGTTGCAAAAAACAATCTCTGAAAATGACTGGGGGCAAGGTCAGCGTGGAGAAGACATCAGCACCTGAAACCATACAGAACCACGAGGACAAGCAGCACAGGAACGCTTCCTTACCTGCCAGTAGATACAGCCTAAAGAAGAAAACTTCCTCCATCACTCTGGCAGAAGCTCATCAGCCATCACTGGTCCTTCTCAATCAACAAACCCTGAAAGAATCTAAGCCTGTCTTGGGCATCTCTGAGCAGAAGGGCCAGCGAAGTAATGGAGAGATTCATGGCCGCAATGCTCACCTGTTGGAGATGGAGCCAGACACCATGGAGTTTAAGCCTGTTACTACTACTGGGCCACTGCTTCCTTCCCCCTTAATTACTGCGGTATGGCAAGGTAACTCTCAACCAGTGCCCACAGTGAACCCTGAAGCACTTTGGAATGAAGGCAAGCAACAGCAAGAAACTTCCAGTCATGCCCCAATATTTTTGGCAAATGCTATTCCCAGTCATGCGCCTGTCAAGACATCTGAttatcaaaatatttcaaagcCCACAGAGATTCCAGAAGATGAAAGAGCTGCATTAATCAAGAATAAGAAAGCAGCAGAAAGCCAAACATTGTCAATTTCTCAGCCCAAGAAGGATGTTTCCTCAAAACCCCCAGTACCTCCAAAACCCACATCCATCGTTTTTCAGCCATCATCAGTTCCAAATATTAACCCTCCTCTAAAACCTGAAGGCAAGAAACATGTACCTCTAAATGGGCTTGCTTTGCCCCCCTGGTCCCAGGAAAAAAGAACCAACCCAGCCCCTACTCTGAGTAAAGGGGTGTCTCTGAGCCATGAGAATCTTAGAAGTGAACTAAACACAGAGGACACTACTGTCAAAGTGACCAGTGCATCAACTACTCCAACCCCCACTTCCACACCCACTCCATCCCCATCTGCGGCTATCAGAGGTTCCATAAGTATGGACCACAAAGATCCATTTGGGATTGGGGTCAGTTTAAGTAGCAGAACTTCTTCTGGACGTCTATCTGCTTCCGCACTACGTGGAAAGATCCAGGACATGCCATGGTATCTCACCCGATCCCAGGAAATCTTGGGGACGGTAGCACTCAGCGGAAATAGATCATCAGACACTAAAGCATCCAAGGACACAGATGAGCACAAGGAACCTATAAAGGAATCACAAAAAGTCACTTCAATACCTTCTTTGAATGAATGGAAAGACAAAGATGCAGAGGTTGTTGTAGTGAAACTCAAAGATGGGCCACAACAAGTTGCCTCACTTGTAAAAGAGACCAGTGAGACTTCATTGTCTCTTAGTCTAGACCTGAACCAGAATGCTTTGCGTGGCTCAAATGAACTCTACTCACACTTGGGAACATGCAAGTCTGAACAGCCCCAATCTCAAAAAGACTGTGGTACAAAGGATGGTCTGGAAAGGCCATCTCCTCCATCCAGCACTGGCACACCCCATCGCAAAGCATGTGGTTGCCATACTGTTTATGCTCACTGCTTCAGTGGGGATTTGGAGGATACGTGTAGCTTTGATGATGATCTGACAGTTTACGAGTTCTCCCGTCAAAAGCGGATCAGCAAACCACCACAGACCTTCTCCACACCTTCCTCCCTTACAGCACCTTCTCCAAACATCCTATCCCTGCTCAGAGACTCTCCCAGGCCCCTCTCAAACTCCTCAGAGCTTAGCCCGCTCCTTACGCCACCCCGGCCACTGGAGCCTCGACTCCTGGGATGTAGCCGTCTGGAGGATCCGCTCCGTGACCTTCAGAGCAGACGGTATATAATGGGCCCTAAAGGTACAGGACTTAAAGGGGGATACACTTCCCTCCACAGAGACATAGATGAGCTACTCCTGGTGCTTAAAAATGGAGAGTGCGCAATAAAACCTGCATGCCACAAGGAGCAGTGTGATAAGGGCAGTTGTATGAATGGACACTCCATTTCAGATTCGGAGCGCTGCCTGGTGCAAGCTGAGGCACGGCGGTTGGCCTCGGGCTGCCAGCGTGCCACACGAGTTAGCTGGGCACCAGATGatgccctgctctctctgggCAATAGCTTTGGAGCCCTGGTACATCTAGCAGCAGCTTGTCTCAGAGTATCTTGTTCAGAATGCAGAGGTTGCCATGTTGATATTGATGGAGCTGAGGCTCTAAGGAAACTCCAGGAGATTGTGTGCCTGTATAAAGAGTTTGTGACAGCTGTGGAAATGACGCAAGAAGGAGAAGGTGTCAGGTTATTGGCCAAACAGTGCACGGTTCTCATCTCAACAGtattctcactcacacagctctTCAGGACACATACTCCAGATACAGACAATAGACACTTACCTCTGAACTTCTGA
- the slc25a51b gene encoding solute carrier family 25 member 51, which yields MGAVTTMDPESVPKPQALPSPQSKLSKIGHVAGATGLSSRGKHYVCGSVAAFTNIITTFPIQKVLFRQQLHGLRSSEAVRQIRHEGLRNLYRGLLPPLLQKTTTVAIMFGLYEDFSRLLLQRARASGAPELLTRSVAAALAGTAEAALAPFERVQTLLQDHRHNGRFRNTAHAFRMLLREHGVRECYRGLVPVLMRNGPSNVLFFGLRGPIKQRLPEAHTRTGHMVNDFVCGGLLGAALGIMFYPLNVAKSRAQAQVGGAFVPCGQVLMTVWRERGGSVVKLFRGATLNYHRSLLSWGIINATYELLLKVI from the coding sequence ATGGGGGCGGTCACGACTATGGACCCGGAATCAGTCCCGAAACCGCAGGCCCTGCCTTCACCACAGAGCAAACTGAGCAAAATTGGGCATGTCGCTGGGGCAACGGGGCTCAGCTCTCGTGGCAAGCACTACGTGTGCGGCTCAGTGGCTGCCTTCACCAACATCATCACCACCTTCCCCATTCAAAAGGTCCTCTTCCGGCAGCAGTTACATGGGCTGCGTTCCAGTGAGGCGGTGCGTCAGATCCGGCACGAGGGCCTGCGCAACCTGTACCGTGGCCTGTTGCCACCACTACTGCAGAAGACCACTACGGTGGCCATCATGTTCGGCCTGTACGAGGACTTCTCGAGACTTCTGCTGCAACGCGCTAGAGCTAGCGGCGCACCTGAGCTGCTGACGCGCAGCGTGGCGGCGGCGCTGGCCGGCACGGCCGAGGCGGCGCTCGCGCCGTTTGAGCGCGTGCAGACGCTCCTGCAGGACCACCGGCACAACGGGCGCTTCCGCAACACGGCGCATGCCTTCCGGATGCTGCTGCGTGAGCATGGCGTGCGCGAATGCTACCGCGGCCTGGTGCCTGTACTGATGCGCAACGGCCCCAGCAACGTACTCTTCTTCGGCCTGCGTGGACCCATCAAGCAGAGGCTACCTGAAGCCCACACCCGAACGGGCCACATGGTCAACGACTTTGTGTGCGGCGGACTGCTGGGTGCTGCGCTCGGCATCATGTTCTACCCACTGAACGTGGCCAAGTCGCGGGCGCAGGCACAGGTGGGCGGCGCCTTTGTGCCCTGTGGTCAGGTGCTGATGACCgtgtggagggagaggggtggCAGCGTGGTGAAGCTGTTCCGGGGCGCGACGCTCAACTACCATCGCTCTTTGCTGTCATGGGGGATTATCAATGCCACTTATGAACTCCTGCTCAAAGTCATCTGA